Proteins encoded in a region of the Eulemur rufifrons isolate Redbay chromosome 15, OSU_ERuf_1, whole genome shotgun sequence genome:
- the TCF21 gene encoding transcription factor 21 — translation MSTGSLSDVEDLQEVEMLECDGLKMDSNKEFVTSNESTEESSNCENGSPQKGRGGLGKRRKAPTKKSPLSGVSQEGKQVQRNAANARERARMRVLSKAFSRLKTTLPWVPPDTKLSKLDTLRLASSYIAHLRQILANDKYENGYIHPVNLTWPFMVAGKPESDLKEVVTASRLCGTTAS, via the exons ATGTCCACCGGCTCCCTCAGCGATGTGGAGGACCTTCAAGAGGTGGAGATGCTGGAATGTGACGGGCTGAAAATGGACTCGAACAAGGAGTTTGTGACTTCCAACGAGAGCACCGAGGAGAGCTCCAACTGCGAGAACGGCTCTCCCCAGAAGGGCCGCGGGGGCCTGGGCAAGAGGAGGAAGGCGCCCACCAAGAAGAGCCCGTTGAGCGGGGTCAGCCAGGAGGGGAAGCAGGTCCAGCGCAACGCGGCCAACGCGCGCGAGCGGGCCCGCATGCGGGTGCTGAGCAAGGCCTTCTCCAGGCTCAAGACCACCCTGCCCTGGGTGCCCCCGGACACCAAACTCTCCAAGCTGGACACGCTCAGGCTGGCGTCCAGCTACATCGCCCACTTGAGGCAGATCTTGGCTAACGACAAGTACGAGAACGGTTACATTCACCCGGTCAACCTG ACGTGGCCCTTTATGGTGGCCGGGAAACCCGAGAGTGACCTGAAAGAAGTGGTGACCGCGAGCCGCTTATGTGGAACCACGGCGTCCTGA